The proteins below come from a single Cylindrospermopsis raciborskii Cr2010 genomic window:
- a CDS encoding DUF29 domain-containing protein: protein MLYETDFYTWTQEQSQALLNRQINSLDWQHLAEEIGDLGNRHYDQLSSRLSILIGHLLKWKYQPANRSNSWKATIREQRRKIDRLLERNPGLKNKWNEALEEAWLDGKDLAIRETGLDDQDFPEECPFSSFQIQDSNYWA from the coding sequence ATGCTGTATGAAACAGACTTTTATACATGGACTCAGGAACAGTCCCAAGCTCTATTAAATCGCCAAATCAATAGTTTAGATTGGCAACATCTAGCAGAGGAGATTGGCGATTTGGGAAACCGCCATTATGACCAACTAAGTTCCCGGTTGAGCATTCTGATCGGTCATTTGCTGAAATGGAAATATCAACCCGCTAATAGGAGCAACAGCTGGAAAGCCACCATTCGGGAACAGAGACGGAAAATCGACCGTTTACTGGAGCGAAATCCCGGGTTGAAAAATAAATGGAATGAAGCCTTAGAAGAAGCTTGGTTAGATGGTAAAGACCTAGCCATTAGAGAAACAGGATTAGACGACCAAGACTTTCCCGAGGAGTGTCCCTTCAGCAGTTTCCAAATCCAAGATTCCAATTATTGGGCATAA
- the dapB gene encoding 4-hydroxy-tetrahydrodipicolinate reductase — protein MTNQSTIPVIVNGAGGKMGREVIKAISQASDMTLMGAIDTSPEHQGKDAGELAGLNIALEVPITNQLEPILGYVAGERQLQPPVMVDFTHPDAVYDNVRSAIAYGIRPVVGTTGLSPQQLENLADFAEKASTGCLIIPNFSIGIVLLQQAAITASQYFDHVEIIELHHNQKADAPSGTAIQTAQLLADMGKTFNPPQVTETEKIAGARGCLADEGIRIHSVRLPGLIAHQEVIFGAAGQIYTLRHDTSDRSCYMPGVLLAIRKINQLKSLVYGLEKIL, from the coding sequence ATGACCAATCAATCAACCATCCCAGTTATCGTCAATGGTGCTGGAGGAAAAATGGGTAGGGAAGTGATCAAAGCCATATCCCAAGCATCAGATATGACCCTGATGGGTGCTATTGATACCTCCCCAGAACACCAAGGAAAAGACGCTGGAGAATTAGCAGGTCTAAACATAGCCCTAGAAGTTCCCATCACCAATCAATTAGAGCCCATATTGGGCTATGTTGCAGGAGAAAGACAACTACAACCACCAGTAATGGTTGATTTTACCCATCCTGATGCAGTTTATGATAACGTTCGCAGTGCGATCGCCTATGGGATTCGTCCCGTGGTGGGAACCACCGGTTTAAGTCCCCAACAACTGGAAAATTTAGCTGACTTTGCCGAAAAAGCTAGTACAGGTTGTCTAATAATTCCCAACTTCTCCATAGGTATAGTATTGCTACAACAAGCAGCAATTACCGCATCCCAATACTTTGACCATGTAGAAATTATTGAACTTCACCACAATCAAAAAGCTGATGCACCCAGTGGTACAGCGATTCAAACTGCCCAATTATTAGCAGATATGGGTAAAACCTTCAACCCACCCCAGGTAACAGAAACGGAAAAAATTGCCGGTGCGAGGGGTTGTTTAGCAGATGAAGGAATAAGGATTCACAGCGTGCGTTTACCTGGACTTATTGCCCATCAGGAAGTAATTTTTGGTGCAGCTGGTCAAATTTACACCCTACGTCATGATACCAGTGATCGCTCTTGTTATATGCCAGGAGTTTTATTAGCCATTCGTAAGATTAATCAGTTAAAATCATTGGTATATGGATTAGAAAAAATCCTGTGA
- a CDS encoding ABC transporter ATP-binding protein, whose protein sequence is MSTTLMISDLVNESLDGNSCSQPEIIRLENIFKVYGTGETEVKALNNINLVINQGEYCAIMGPSGSGKSTAMNIIGCLDRPSGGNYYLDNVNVADMNDQQLAQIRNLKLGFVFQQFHLLTQLTALENVMLPMVYAGVKPGERKARAIEALIRVGLEKRLHNKPNQLSGGQQQRVAIARAIVNAPVVLLADEPTGALDSRTTQEVLDIFTELNSTGITVIMVTHETEVASQTKRIVWFRDGEVVHSHLTPEELHHLVSS, encoded by the coding sequence ATGTCTACAACCTTGATGATTAGTGACTTGGTAAATGAATCTCTGGATGGTAATTCTTGCTCTCAACCAGAGATTATCCGCTTGGAGAACATATTTAAAGTCTATGGAACTGGGGAAACAGAAGTGAAGGCCCTGAATAATATTAACCTAGTAATTAATCAAGGAGAATATTGTGCCATCATGGGTCCTTCTGGTTCCGGTAAATCTACCGCCATGAATATTATTGGTTGTTTAGACCGCCCCAGTGGTGGTAATTATTATTTAGATAATGTGAATGTTGCTGATATGAATGATCAACAGTTGGCACAAATTCGCAATCTCAAATTGGGTTTTGTTTTTCAACAATTTCATTTATTAACTCAATTGACAGCTCTAGAAAACGTCATGCTACCCATGGTTTATGCTGGTGTTAAACCTGGAGAAAGAAAAGCCAGAGCTATAGAAGCTCTGATTAGAGTGGGTTTGGAAAAACGCCTGCACAATAAACCTAATCAACTATCGGGAGGACAACAACAACGAGTGGCGATCGCTCGTGCAATTGTCAATGCTCCAGTGGTACTTTTAGCAGATGAACCAACTGGTGCTTTAGATTCTCGCACTACTCAAGAGGTGTTAGATATTTTTACTGAGTTAAATAGTACGGGAATTACTGTAATTATGGTAACTCATGAAACGGAAGTAGCTAGTCAAACTAAACGTATTGTTTGGTTTCGGGATGGTGAAGTGGTTCATTCCCATCTCACACCCGAGGAACTACATCATTTGGTGAGCAGTTGA
- a CDS encoding ABC transporter permease, whose amino-acid sequence MNFVETFQMAGKTLLSNKLRSALTMLGIIIGNSSVIMMVGLGEGGQRYVAQQLNSLGPNVLFVIPGNEETQRVSRDVIKTLVYADAEAIETQVPTIKATAAELNSRQVVTYKNKNTNINIIGTTPNFLQVRNFEVATGRFFNDLDMKRSNQVVVIGSKLKQKMFGNQNPISQQIKIKNSSFQIIGVLTEKGSNLGVDYDSSALVPIMTSANRIVGKTSPYGLEVTYITASAQDADSVDAAKFQITNLLRRRHKLVGENDFTIRTQKDALQIVGQISNALSLMLVGIAAISLFVGGIGIMNIMLVSVTERTQEIGLRKAIGATQQDILLQFIIEAIIVSVIGGLAGTGIGIGGLSLVSSLGIIDATTSLSSIFMTVGISGAIGLFFGVFPARRAAQLDPIVALRSA is encoded by the coding sequence ATGAACTTTGTAGAAACCTTTCAAATGGCAGGTAAAACCCTGCTATCAAATAAACTAAGAAGTGCCTTAACAATGCTAGGCATTATTATTGGCAACAGCTCAGTTATTATGATGGTTGGTTTAGGAGAAGGGGGACAAAGATATGTAGCCCAACAGTTAAATTCCCTAGGTCCCAATGTGTTGTTTGTAATTCCGGGGAACGAAGAAACTCAAAGGGTCTCTCGGGATGTGATTAAGACTTTAGTATATGCAGATGCTGAAGCTATTGAAACTCAAGTTCCTACTATTAAAGCAACTGCAGCAGAACTAAACAGTAGGCAAGTAGTTACCTATAAAAACAAAAATACTAATATCAACATCATTGGTACAACTCCCAATTTTTTGCAGGTGCGTAACTTTGAAGTAGCTACAGGTAGATTCTTTAATGATTTGGATATGAAACGGAGTAACCAGGTAGTAGTTATTGGGAGTAAGTTAAAACAAAAGATGTTTGGCAATCAAAATCCCATTAGTCAACAGATTAAAATAAAAAACTCCAGTTTTCAAATAATTGGTGTGTTGACAGAAAAGGGATCTAATTTAGGTGTTGACTATGATTCATCTGCGCTGGTTCCCATCATGACCTCAGCAAATCGTATAGTTGGCAAAACATCTCCCTATGGATTAGAGGTCACCTATATAACCGCTTCTGCTCAAGATGCTGATAGCGTAGATGCGGCAAAATTCCAAATTACTAATTTACTCAGACGACGCCATAAACTGGTGGGAGAAAATGACTTTACTATTCGTACCCAAAAGGATGCTTTACAAATAGTGGGTCAAATTTCCAATGCTCTGAGTTTGATGTTGGTGGGAATTGCTGCCATTTCTCTGTTTGTTGGTGGTATTGGAATCATGAATATCATGTTGGTTTCGGTAACTGAAAGAACCCAAGAAATTGGTTTGAGAAAGGCCATAGGTGCTACCCAACAAGACATTTTACTTCAGTTTATTATTGAAGCCATTATTGTTTCCGTAATTGGTGGATTAGCTGGTACAGGTATAGGAATTGGTGGACTAAGTTTAGTGTCTTCCCTAGGGATAATAGATGCTACTACTTCCCTTAGTTCCATTTTTATGACCGTAGGTATTTCTGGCGCAATCGGTCTATTTTTCGGCGTTTTCCCCGCTCGTCGTGCTGCTCAACTAGATCCTATCGTGGCTTTAAGAAGTGCTTAG
- a CDS encoding efflux RND transporter periplasmic adaptor subunit has product MVSISKHVEIPLIGKKGQYSWRWIIGIVASGVLILGATTIIKAGNSENRKPDITKLTVPVEAKDLTVRITASGKVQPIQSVNVSPKNAGLLAELNVEQGEKVEKGQIIARMDDSEIRMGILQFQANLEQAKAQLADAEAGSRVEDIAQAKARVNQAKAQLEIISSGSRSQEIEQAKASVEGARSQLELTQARLNRYQKLAKEGAISQDTLDQYIAENKRAKSNLREAEKRLSLQEAGNREQEIRRQQAVVTQETEGLRKLQNGSRPQEIARLTAVVEAAKAQLKRQQVQLEDTIIRAPFAGIITQKYANIGAFVTPTTSASSSTSATSSSIVALARGLEVLALIPEADIARIKKGQQVEIISDAYPDQVFTGRVRLIAPEAVIEQGVTSFQVRIFIVNGGDKLRSGLNVDVTFLGDRLEDAITIPTVAILTEDGKTGVLVPDSDNKPEFREISIGAQIKNETQVLTGIQTGDLIFINPPKDYKSKKPN; this is encoded by the coding sequence ATGGTTAGCATAAGTAAACACGTTGAGATTCCCCTAATAGGTAAAAAAGGCCAGTATTCCTGGCGTTGGATAATAGGGATCGTGGCATCTGGGGTGTTAATATTGGGAGCAACAACCATCATAAAAGCTGGCAATTCTGAAAATCGTAAACCAGATATTACCAAACTAACGGTTCCAGTAGAAGCCAAAGATCTCACCGTGAGAATTACAGCTAGCGGTAAGGTACAACCAATACAAAGTGTCAATGTGAGTCCCAAAAACGCTGGGTTATTGGCAGAATTAAACGTAGAGCAGGGAGAAAAAGTAGAAAAGGGACAGATAATAGCCCGTATGGATGATTCAGAGATCAGAATGGGAATTTTGCAATTCCAGGCCAATTTAGAACAAGCAAAAGCGCAGTTAGCAGATGCTGAAGCAGGTAGTCGTGTTGAAGACATAGCCCAAGCTAAGGCCAGAGTGAACCAGGCAAAAGCCCAATTAGAAATAATTAGTTCAGGTAGTCGTTCCCAAGAGATTGAACAGGCAAAAGCGAGTGTAGAAGGTGCCAGGTCTCAGTTAGAACTAACCCAAGCAAGACTCAACCGATATCAAAAATTGGCTAAGGAGGGGGCAATTTCCCAAGACACCTTAGACCAGTACATCGCAGAAAATAAAAGGGCAAAATCCAACTTACGAGAAGCGGAAAAACGATTGTCCCTACAGGAAGCTGGCAATCGTGAACAGGAGATTAGAAGACAGCAAGCAGTGGTTACCCAGGAGACAGAAGGACTGAGAAAATTACAAAATGGCAGTCGTCCCCAGGAAATAGCCAGACTCACAGCAGTGGTGGAAGCAGCAAAAGCCCAATTAAAACGACAACAGGTTCAATTGGAAGATACCATTATTCGCGCTCCCTTCGCGGGAATCATTACTCAAAAATACGCCAATATCGGTGCTTTTGTTACCCCCACAACTTCCGCTTCTAGTAGTACATCAGCCACCTCCAGCTCAATTGTGGCCTTAGCAAGAGGTTTAGAAGTGTTAGCGCTAATTCCAGAAGCGGATATTGCTAGAATAAAAAAGGGACAGCAAGTAGAAATCATCAGTGATGCTTATCCAGATCAGGTTTTTACAGGACGTGTTCGCCTAATAGCACCCGAAGCAGTAATAGAACAAGGTGTGACCTCCTTCCAGGTGAGGATTTTCATCGTCAATGGTGGAGATAAGTTACGATCAGGTTTAAATGTGGACGTAACCTTTTTAGGCGATCGCTTGGAAGATGCTATAACCATTCCCACAGTTGCTATTCTCACTGAAGATGGTAAGACGGGGGTATTAGTACCGGATAGTGACAATAAACCGGAGTTTAGGGAAATTAGCATTGGAGCGCAAATAAAAAATGAGACCCAGGTTTTAACAGGAATACAAACGGGAGATTTAATATTTATTAATCCCCCCAAAGACTACAAAAGCAAAAAACCAAACTAA
- a CDS encoding tetratricopeptide repeat protein, with translation MPKYLGLISVLVVCGLSSLPDPVQAQALLPYAIQLNRANLEKQGLRLAQEAAQLARLDQFELAIPRAKMAVQLAPTNDKVWFLLSQLHVQRKDFPEAIASLTQAQKLNPNNPDILFALGSANFQQKNYQLSVKYYQSGLKLRPNDPEGLFNLGNTYYMLGRLPEAIAQLNQAANQDKKFWPAINNIGLIKYEQGDVKGAIKEWEKAIAIDQRAAEALLALAVALYTRGESQQGLTKGEQALKIDQRYADLDFLKENLWGTKLLLDAKKFLELPEIRSALEPKEETPSPTDNQ, from the coding sequence GTGCCGAAATACCTTGGTTTAATCTCTGTTTTAGTTGTCTGTGGTTTATCCAGTCTACCCGATCCTGTTCAAGCACAGGCACTTCTCCCGTATGCTATACAACTCAATAGGGCAAATTTAGAAAAGCAAGGGTTAAGACTAGCCCAGGAAGCAGCCCAACTGGCTCGACTTGATCAGTTTGAGCTGGCCATACCCAGAGCTAAAATGGCCGTGCAATTGGCACCAACAAATGACAAAGTATGGTTTTTGTTAAGTCAGTTACATGTACAAAGAAAGGATTTCCCAGAAGCGATCGCCTCTTTGACACAAGCCCAAAAACTCAACCCCAATAATCCCGATATTTTATTTGCCCTGGGATCAGCTAATTTCCAACAGAAAAATTATCAACTTTCAGTAAAATACTATCAATCAGGGTTAAAATTAAGACCAAATGATCCGGAAGGATTATTTAATTTGGGTAATACCTATTACATGTTGGGTAGATTACCAGAAGCGATCGCCCAACTTAACCAAGCTGCTAATCAAGACAAGAAGTTCTGGCCAGCAATTAATAACATTGGTCTAATTAAATACGAACAGGGAGACGTAAAGGGTGCCATTAAAGAATGGGAAAAAGCAATTGCCATAGACCAGAGAGCAGCGGAAGCTCTCTTAGCGTTAGCAGTAGCTCTTTACACCCGGGGTGAAAGTCAACAGGGGTTAACCAAGGGAGAACAGGCCCTAAAAATAGATCAAAGGTATGCGGATCTTGACTTTCTCAAAGAAAATCTCTGGGGAACAAAGTTACTGTTAGATGCTAAAAAGTTTTTAGAACTACCTGAGATTAGATCAGCTCTAGAACCGAAAGAAGAGACACCTAGCCCAACAGACAATCAGTAG
- a CDS encoding response regulator, giving the protein MKTVLIVEDDLINARVFAKILTKRAGLAVKHTENVAEVITIAQSGGADLILMDVSLSHSLYQGESVDGIKITQLLKSHPQTARLPVILVTAHAMEGDRENFLKQSGADDYISKPVVDHQQFIAQVMNLLNGNRESS; this is encoded by the coding sequence ATGAAGACAGTTTTGATTGTGGAAGATGACCTGATTAATGCTCGTGTCTTTGCCAAGATTTTAACCAAACGTGCTGGTTTAGCGGTAAAACACACGGAAAATGTGGCAGAAGTTATCACCATCGCCCAATCAGGGGGAGCTGATTTGATTTTAATGGATGTTTCTCTGTCACATAGTCTTTATCAAGGTGAGTCTGTGGATGGAATCAAAATTACACAACTGTTAAAATCTCACCCCCAAACAGCAAGACTACCTGTAATTCTTGTCACCGCTCACGCTATGGAGGGCGATCGCGAGAATTTTCTCAAACAAAGTGGTGCTGATGACTATATTTCTAAGCCAGTTGTTGATCACCAGCAATTTATTGCTCAAGTTATGAATCTCCTCAATGGTAACCGGGAATCGTCTTGA
- the gyrA gene encoding DNA gyrase subunit A, with the protein MAEQLNLLNTGQVVSTALHTEMQRSYLEYAMSVIVGRALPDVRDGLKPVHRRILYAMHELGLTPDRPYRKCARVVGDVLGKYHPHGDQAVYDALVRLVQDFSSRYPLLGGHGNFGSVDNDPPAAMRYTETRLAPIGHEAMLREIGEETVEFVGNFDNSQQEPTVLPAQLPFLLINGCAGIAVGMATNIPPHNLGEIVDGLIALIDHPDLTEEKLLELIPGPDFPTGGQIVGSGGIKEAYNTGKGGIILRGVVSLEDIVSTRGGRRRTAIIVTELPYQVNKAGWIEKVADLVNQGRLHGISDLRDESDRQGMRVVIELKRDANPEEVIGQLYHQTALQTTFGAILLALVEGQPRQLSLRQMLQEFLRFREDTLNRRYSYELGKAENRASIVAGLLKALFAVDEVITILRQSPDGSTAKMVLCQQLDLTETQADAILAMPLRRLTSLERQNLQEEFDQLNEQITSLRRLLEDRRELLKSLKKDLRTLKRKYGDTRRTKLIPGQIAVKADKVNNQPSSPGEKEKSKISQEEQPPEPAILEFTHRGYVRRLAPGSKKAKAETIMGDNDFLIQTEITNTHQDLLILNTSGKVYPAKVGDISPISPRSPRGIPLITLLTNTAQGNVEGILGRFILPETKDTHDMVIVTKQGRIKRLSLEELTNVSKRGITILKVKDDDQLCFAQLTNPNHNLILASSGGRCLRFAINDDQLPVMGRGAMGLQSLRILKSQQIIGCVAIGQEENLLLVTQEGYAKKISSSSLRAGNRGDLGTQMLKFHNKTDNLVAITRTNSSQEVALVTNKDRVIKTSIESIPILDRDARGENILPMTRDEIITSVVLVLETGS; encoded by the coding sequence ATGGCAGAACAGTTAAACCTTCTCAATACGGGACAGGTAGTTTCTACGGCCCTACACACAGAAATGCAAAGGTCTTATTTAGAATATGCCATGAGTGTGATTGTAGGGCGAGCATTACCAGACGTACGGGACGGACTAAAGCCAGTACATAGACGAATTTTATATGCCATGCACGAATTGGGTTTAACACCAGATAGACCCTATCGAAAATGTGCCCGCGTAGTTGGTGATGTGTTGGGTAAATACCATCCCCATGGCGACCAAGCTGTATATGACGCTCTAGTGAGATTAGTACAGGATTTTTCCAGTCGTTATCCTCTATTGGGGGGACATGGTAATTTTGGCAGTGTGGATAATGATCCACCAGCAGCAATGCGGTATACGGAAACCCGCTTGGCACCAATTGGTCATGAAGCAATGCTCCGGGAAATTGGCGAAGAAACAGTAGAATTCGTGGGTAACTTTGACAATTCCCAGCAGGAACCCACGGTTTTACCAGCTCAGTTGCCATTTTTGTTAATCAATGGTTGTGCTGGGATTGCTGTGGGAATGGCCACTAATATTCCTCCCCATAATTTAGGGGAAATAGTCGATGGTTTAATCGCTTTAATTGACCATCCTGACCTAACGGAGGAAAAACTACTGGAATTAATTCCAGGTCCGGATTTTCCCACCGGTGGACAAATTGTTGGTAGTGGGGGAATCAAGGAAGCATACAATACGGGTAAAGGTGGCATTATCTTACGTGGTGTCGTTTCTCTAGAAGATATTGTCTCCACCCGAGGTGGAAGGCGTCGCACGGCAATTATCGTCACCGAATTACCCTATCAGGTCAATAAAGCAGGTTGGATTGAAAAGGTAGCTGATCTAGTTAATCAAGGTCGCTTACACGGAATTTCGGATTTGCGTGATGAGAGCGATCGCCAGGGAATGCGGGTAGTAATTGAACTCAAACGGGATGCTAACCCGGAGGAGGTAATTGGGCAGCTGTATCACCAAACGGCATTACAAACTACCTTTGGAGCCATTCTGCTAGCTTTAGTAGAAGGACAACCCCGTCAGTTAAGCCTGCGACAAATGTTACAGGAGTTCCTGCGTTTTCGGGAAGACACTCTTAACCGTCGTTACAGTTATGAGTTGGGCAAAGCTGAAAACCGAGCAAGTATAGTCGCTGGTTTATTGAAAGCTCTTTTTGCTGTGGATGAGGTAATTACAATCCTACGACAGTCCCCTGATGGTAGTACAGCCAAAATGGTCCTTTGTCAGCAATTGGATCTGACGGAAACTCAAGCTGATGCTATTTTGGCTATGCCATTACGTCGTTTAACCAGTTTAGAACGGCAAAATTTACAGGAAGAATTTGATCAGCTCAATGAGCAGATTACTTCCCTGCGCAGACTCTTAGAAGACCGACGCGAGTTACTCAAATCCTTAAAAAAGGATTTACGAACTCTCAAACGTAAATATGGGGATACCAGAAGAACTAAACTAATACCTGGGCAGATAGCTGTTAAAGCAGATAAAGTCAATAATCAGCCATCCTCTCCGGGAGAAAAGGAAAAATCCAAAATTTCCCAGGAGGAACAACCACCAGAACCCGCCATTTTGGAATTTACCCACCGTGGCTACGTACGTCGTCTTGCTCCTGGTAGCAAAAAAGCTAAAGCTGAAACTATCATGGGAGACAATGATTTTCTCATTCAAACTGAAATAACTAATACCCACCAAGATCTATTGATTCTCAATACTAGTGGCAAAGTTTATCCTGCGAAAGTGGGAGATATTTCCCCTATTAGTCCCCGTTCTCCCAGGGGAATACCATTAATTACCCTGCTCACTAACACAGCTCAAGGCAATGTGGAGGGGATTTTGGGTCGTTTTATTCTCCCGGAAACCAAAGATACTCATGACATGGTTATAGTAACCAAACAAGGAAGAATTAAGCGGCTTTCCTTAGAAGAATTAACCAATGTTAGCAAGCGAGGAATAACCATATTAAAAGTAAAAGATGATGACCAATTGTGTTTTGCCCAGTTAACTAATCCTAATCACAATCTGATTTTAGCCAGTTCGGGAGGTCGTTGTTTACGTTTTGCCATTAACGATGACCAATTACCAGTTATGGGACGTGGCGCCATGGGTTTACAATCCCTCCGTATTCTTAAAAGTCAGCAAATTATAGGGTGTGTCGCGATTGGACAAGAAGAAAATTTATTGTTAGTGACCCAGGAGGGATATGCCAAGAAAATATCTAGTAGTAGTTTAAGAGCGGGTAATCGAGGTGATTTGGGTACACAGATGTTGAAGTTCCATAACAAAACCGATAACCTGGTGGCCATAACTAGGACTAATAGCAGTCAGGAAGTAGCACTGGTTACTAATAAAGATCGCGTGATCAAAACATCTATAGAATCCATACCCATCCTAGATAGGGACGCTAGGGGGGAGAACATCCTCCCCATGACTAGGGATGAAATAATTACATCAGTAGTTTTAGTCCTAGAAACCGGAAGTTAA
- a CDS encoding chlorophyll a/b-binding protein, whose protein sequence is MSNAAKTTSSVPEDRNAWRWGFTPQAEIWNGRLAMIGFVSATLIELFSGQGFLHFWGIL, encoded by the coding sequence ATGAGTAATGCAGCAAAAACCACTAGCTCCGTACCAGAAGACCGCAATGCATGGCGTTGGGGGTTCACTCCCCAAGCTGAGATCTGGAATGGTCGCTTGGCCATGATTGGTTTTGTATCAGCAACCTTAATTGAGTTGTTTTCTGGTCAAGGCTTCCTACATTTTTGGGGTATTTTGTAG
- a CDS encoding DUF29 domain-containing protein, translating to METKSSQVQPTLYDSDYHLWILKTVKQLESRDFNSVDWNNLIDEVRDLSRREKRRMQSLLTLLIEHLLKSTYWESEKPTNLAHWQAEITNFRKQIKRELKASPSLNTYLKEIFIECYQDAREIAARRSQLPLTTFPVEPITNLETILNENWFPI from the coding sequence ATGGAAACCAAATCATCACAGGTGCAACCCACCTTATATGACAGTGATTACCATCTCTGGATACTCAAAACTGTAAAACAACTGGAGAGTCGTGACTTTAACTCCGTTGACTGGAATAACTTAATCGATGAGGTGCGGGATTTGAGCAGACGGGAGAAAAGACGCATGCAAAGTTTGCTCACCCTGTTAATAGAACACCTGTTGAAAAGCACTTACTGGGAGTCAGAAAAACCGACAAATTTAGCGCATTGGCAAGCCGAAATCACTAACTTTCGTAAACAGATCAAAAGAGAATTAAAAGCGAGTCCTAGCCTCAATACCTATCTAAAAGAGATATTCATAGAATGTTATCAAGACGCAAGGGAAATTGCTGCCAGGCGATCGCAATTACCGCTCACCACTTTCCCCGTCGAACCTATTACTAACCTGGAGACAATTTTAAATGAGAATTGGTTTCCGATTTAA